The sequence CAcgaaaaaagacaaaataacGGACTCACTTTTCCTTAAATCTGCTATTCATGCTAATCTAGGTAAAAAGTTGATAATGTTTATACCAAGAATAAtattagttttatatatttacCCTATATAAAAACGCCATTAAAAGATTCAAGGCATCCAAGATCAACTACTTATTGTGCCATTGAATCCAAAATCATTGTTCATGACTACCATTGAAGTGTTTGTGATACATGGGCTCGATTATATGGTCCATGCCCCCCATTTGATAATAGGATAGTCTAGCCAAAGCATATAATCAttacatatcatgaaatcagtACTGCAAATATTTGACATCTTAGTCAGGCAAGACACTGGCTGAGACCACACTTAACCTCCCACAACAGGTACAACATGTCAAACTGTGAGTGCCAACCCACACTTTTCTAAAACATTTGGAGGGTCGAAGCTGCAATGATAACACAATCTACCAATTTACAACATCTCTACCAATGTACAAACTGATTTGCACAATAAGCACACATAACCTATTTTTTTCAGTAGCTTCAACCAGGCAACTCTTTCGTTCTATAGGATCACGTCTGTGGGAGGGGACAGGGGCAATATCACAATGCTTTTTGGAGGGTGGTTGTTGGCCTGGGTTACTGCTGTAGCTCCAAATATTTCAGGGAAGTACTTGTTCCTCATCTTCTTAACCCATCTAGTTATCAGGATTGATAAGCCTTTTGTATTCCAGCTGCAAAATAGCAAATATGGTGAATATCAAGTGATGAATAACATCTTGAAATCTGTCTCCCCAATTCATCAATCGAAAAAAGATAACAGAAAAAAAAGAGCTTCCTTAAAGATAACAGAAAAAAAGAGCTTCCTTACCGAAGCATTATTGTGTTCCATCTTCATCCTACTATATTCTTCTTGTGCTCGCTTTGAACGAAACATGGCCTGAACTCGTACAACAGACCTTTCAACACGCTCTTCAGCTTGTTTCCTACTGGCTCGAAAGAAGTCTTCCACCTCACCATCAGGTTTGATATCCACTGATTCACTAGATTGAACCTGAAGACCACGAAAGCCTTTCCTCTTCAAACGCCATCGCAAGACTGCCTTTTCAAGCACCCCAACAGACCAAACTATCTTGCGATACTGCTTCCGTTCTTTGTAACCACGGAATACGGCCTGCATAAACCAGAGTCGATTTCACTATTTCAATCTGTCCCATCTGCTTACTATAATTAGTTACCTTATCCatccacccccaccccccaccccaaaACCTCCCCAAAAAAATCTACagctaagttgctcggactcttcaaaaatgtcgacAGGTGCGTGTTGGATCCTCCATCAATAGTGTATCTTTGAAGGATCCGACACGGGTGTGGCAATATTTTAAGATTTGAGATTTGAGGAAATTAATGTGGAGACAACAAGGTATAATCTGTTTTGCCAATTCATGAACATAATGCGCACCTCATCTTAGTGAGCAAATCACTTGAAAATCAAGGGAAAATGAAACACAGTACTAACTTGGACCAACCAGACAAGAAACAGTTTAAACTTTCAGATATTTTAATGGAAGAGATGGCTCTAACTATTCAGTTAAACTTATGAGAAAGGGCAACTTACTTGAATTTTGATCGCATGACGTCGCATGGCAAGAAAATCTTTCCGCATTTTCCAAGTTCGGAACCTATATTGGATTCGTGCAGCAGCAGCCAATTTTTTACGTGACTCATAATTGCGGAAAGCATGCTGAATCTTCATAGCAGCAATTATATTACGTGCTTCTGTCTCTTGATTTACATACTCAACAGCTTTGGTCTGTAGTTTGAATGACTGTTCTCTGAATGCAGCCTGTATACGTGCAGCAGCATCAGCAGCAGTACGATAAGCTGCCAAAGTATCTTTTAGATACAGCTCCTCCTCTGTGAAGTTTTCAGGGTTTATAGGTTCAGTAGTGGTCTGCAGTGAACCACTAACATTTCCAGCCAAGGTCATAGCCTCAAAGTGTGCAACTAAAGCCTTCTCCGCAAGATACGCCCCCAAACCGTCGAAACCATTTTTAGATGCAAGATCAGCAGCAGTGTATCCATCAGGGTTCTCTGAATTGGGGTCTGTGACCAAATTGGGGTTTGCACCAGCAGATAGAAGGGCCGCAACCATTTTCTCCCTGATAATCCGAACTCCCAATAATAAGCAACCAATATGCTggaaaaattctaaaatattcaaaaataaatttatcctAGTTATGtcttcatttccttttttttttaaaaaatccttTTTCTGGTTGGGGGAGGGGGGAAGGAAGGAGGAATGGGGGTCATGCAGTTCAGACATTTGGTGGACAGCAGCAAAAAATATACTCAAATCAGAAGAAGCTCCATGATTTTTTTGAACCAGTGTTGTTAAAAGTGAAAGTGCAAAAAAAAAGTGACAACCTCCATGGGTTTTGAAGCAAAAGCAAGTAATCACATGCTTTTTCAATAGTAAAATGTAAGTTATGGAAATCAGACAATCTGAAACATTAAATTGCAGtaaaataactaatttcaaAATCCAATATATAGTAAAGCCAATATAAATCCAACTCCTCAAAGTTTGAGGATGAAAGAACTGCCGCTTTTCTGTTGTATCACTTTGGGCGTTAATGTTTGAAGTGCACATTTCTGTTGAGCACTGGCTTCACTTGTGAAGCAGTAACCACACACTTCACATCACTTCATCGCTTTAAGCGACTAACTGTTGCCTTTAAAAAACACTATTTtaaacaatgaaataataacAATCTCAAAATTCCTCAGCTGCACTGAGGATTACCTTCCATAGTGCGCAGCCCAATGAAGAGCTGTCCAACCATGCTTGTCCCGGTAATCCACTGATAAGCCTGACCAGGTAAATGGATATATAGCCCAAGTATAACCTAGGATAGCACACAAATGGATAACTCCTTGACCTTGCTCATCCCGCTCTGAGGTCTTACACCCTTCAATAACTCTTTCCAATAGCCATTCATGAAATTTAGTTTGCAAAGACAGCTCAAATAAGCAGTCTTTTGCATGCATGGAAGGGACTTTCCTGCCTTCAATTGATTTGATCAAATATGCCCAATTATTAGTAATGTACGCACACTTTCGAACAAATTTCTTTGCATCTTTCAGAGAATTTTGGTGTACTTTACTGGAAAAAATGCTTAGGCTCTTAGATGTAGAGAAGAGCAAATGAGCTAGTCTCATTTGAACTCTAAATTCATCCCAATTAGACTGGTCCTCCAGAGGATCTGTCCACTTATGTGCTGAAGGAGCTCGAAACTCAAAGGTCATGACTTGACTAATCGGTGTGTTACCGTC comes from Solanum pennellii chromosome 1, SPENNV200 and encodes:
- the LOC107002926 gene encoding calmodulin-binding transcription activator 5-like, with the translated sequence MESNRAGQLTGKEIHGFRTLQDLDIPSILEEAKMRWLRPNEIHAILCNYKYFNIFVKPVNLPTSGTIVLFDRKMLRNFRKDGHNWKKKKDGKTVKEAHEHLKVGNDERIHVYYAHGEDLPTFVRRCYWLLDKSLEHIVLVHYRETQETRGAPETSVAKSSPATPVNSSSSSDPSDPSGWILSEECNSVDEQAYGASQHANLELNRDMTAKTHEQRLLEINTLDWDELLAPNDPNKLMATQEVGGRASVGQQSQCEVNGYSLNDGSSSMARAPIASLESFVGQVAGSNAVNFNPLNDMSFRSGDGQMTSNFQKKESGVMTVGAGDSSDSLNKDGLQTQDSFGRWINYFISDSSGSADELMTPESSVTIDQSYVMQQTFNITEISPSWALSTEETKILVVGHFPGRQSPLAKSNLFCVCADVCFTAEFVQSGVYRCVISPQAPGLVNLYLSLDGNTPISQVMTFEFRAPSAHKWTDPLEDQSNWDEFRVQMRLAHLLFSTSKSLSIFSSKVHQNSLKDAKKFVRKCAYITNNWAYLIKSIEGRKVPSMHAKDCLFELSLQTKFHEWLLERVIEGCKTSERDEQGQGVIHLCAILGYTWAIYPFTWSGLSVDYRDKHGWTALHWAAHYGREKMVAALLSAGANPNLVTDPNSENPDGYTAADLASKNGFDGLGAYLAEKALVAHFEAMTLAGNVSGSLQTTTEPINPENFTEEELYLKDTLAAYRTAADAAARIQAAFREQSFKLQTKAVEYVNQETEARNIIAAMKIQHAFRNYESRKKLAAAARIQYRFRTWKMRKDFLAMRRHAIKIQAVFRGYKERKQYRKIVWSVGVLEKAVLRWRLKRKGFRGLQVQSSESVDIKPDGEVEDFFRASRKQAEERVERSVVRVQAMFRSKRAQEEYSRMKMEHNNASLEYKRLINPDN